A part of Oncorhynchus kisutch isolate 150728-3 linkage group LG2, Okis_V2, whole genome shotgun sequence genomic DNA contains:
- the LOC109902295 gene encoding BTB/POZ domain-containing protein KCTD12-like yields MSLADTDTERGFSGAESECPFSEVIELNVGGQVYVTRHITLVAVPDSLLWTMFSKKTPKDLARDNKGRYFLDRDGFLFRYILDYLRDLNLVLPDYFPEQSRLQREAEFFQLRDLSTRISPRMSKDNSISDDICQSETEEGALQCGIGSSSGMETLRMMSAMSSARSPSRESRKSGYITIGYRGSYSIGRDIQTDAKFRRVARITVCGKTSLAKEVFSDTLNESRDPDRPPERYTSRYYLKFNFLEQAFDKLTEVGFHMVACSSTGTCAYTNNDPNEDTIWTSYMEYVFCRD; encoded by the coding sequence ATGTCACTGGCAGACACGGACACAGAGCGTGGGTTCTCTGGCGCCGAGTCTGAGTGCCCTTTCTCGGAGGTAATTGAACTGAATGTAGGGGGACAGGTGTATGTGACACGGCACATAACTTTGGTCGCTGTCCCAGACTCGCTCCTCTGGACCATGTTCAGCAAGAAGACTCCAAAGGACCTGGCGCGCGACAACAAAGGGCGCTACTTCTTGGACAGGGACGGATTCTTGTTTCGTTATATTTTAGACTACCTACGGGACCTCAACCTGGTACTGCCTGATTATTTCCCCGAGCAAAGCCGGCTGCAGAGAGAGGCTGAGTTCTTCCAGTTGCGGGACCTGTCCACGCGCATCAGCCCCAGGATGAGCAAGGATAACTCCATCAGTGATGATATTTGCCAGAGCGAGACCGAGGAGGGTGCGCTCCAGTGCGGCATAGGGTCCTCCAGCGGAATGGAAACTTTGCGCATGATGTCCGCAATGAGCAGCGCCCGCTCCCCGTCTCGGGAGTCCAGAAAGTCAGGGTACATCACAATTGGATACCGGGGATCGTATAGTATCGGTAGAGATATCCAAACCGACGCCAAGTTCAGGAGAGTGGCGCGCATCACGGTGTGTGGGAAAACGTCCCTTGCCAAAGAGGTGTTCTCGGACACTTTGAATGAGAGCAGAGACCCCGATCGGCCACCGGAGAGGTACACGTCCCGTTACTACCTGAAATTCAATTTCCTTGAGCAGGCGTTTGACAAGCTGACGGAGGTTGGCTTTCACATGGTGGCTTGTAGCTCCACAGGCACGTGCGCCTACACTAACAATGATCCAAACGAGGATACAATCTGGACGAGTTATATGGAGTATGTGTTTTGTCGGGATTAA